CAGAGATTCGACGAGAACATCTTGCGGGGCGTTGATGAGCTTCTTCATCATTCGATCTCCTTTGATCCTTCGTGGTCTCTTTCGCAAAATCCGAAAGGAATTCGTTAATGTCGAATATGCTCGGAGCCAGCCGGGTTGTCAAGATCATTCGTGAAGCCCGGCTGCACTGACACCGGCTCGACGACGCACCGGAAGGAGGGCTCCCCGTGATCCAGGCGATCGACCGCGCGGCGAAGATCCTCGAACTGCTCCAAGGGGCACGCCATCTCGGCATCACCGACCTCGCTGCAGCGCTCAGCCTGCCGCCGTCGACCGTGCACGGGATCGTCAAGTCGTTACGCGCGCACGGGCTCGTCGCGAAGGAGCGCGGGGGCCAGCGCTACATGCTCGGGCCGACGCTCCTGCGCCTGAGCAACGTGTACCTCGACACCCTGGATGTGCGCGCGCGGGCGATGCGCTGGACGCAGGAACTCGCACGGCGCACGAACCTCTCGGTGCGGCTGGGGGCCCCGCACTTCACCGATGTGCTCGTGATCCACCACAACCTGCGCCCCGACGACAGCCAGCAGATGCTGGAGACCGGGGTCGCGATCCCCGCGCACGCCTCGGCGATGGGCAAGGTGCTGCTCGCCTACGACCAGGGCTTCCAGCAGAGCGTCTTCGAACAGCCACTGCGCAGCCTCACCGGCGACACGATCACCGATGTCGCACGGTTGACCCTGGAGCTGCCGTCGATCGCCGAGCGCGGGACCGCCGGTGAGTTCGACGAAGCCGTGCTCGGGGAATCCTCGCTCGCCGCACCGGTCGCCGATGCCTCGAACGACATCGTCGCGGCCGTCGCCGTGGTGCTGCCCACCTCGCAGACCCCGGCCTCGGACGCGATCCTCAACGCCCTCCGCGAGACGGCCCGCAACATCTCACGCGAACTCGGTGCCACCACCTGGCCGCCGCGCGTCGCACCCGCCGACGACTGACCGCCGCCGACTGACCGCCGCCGACAGGCCCGCGTCATCCGCGCAGCGCCAGCGCGAAGGGCAGAACCTCGGTCGCCCCGGCCTGTCGGAGCACGCGGGCCGCGACCGTCATCGTCCACCGGCTGTCCACCAGATCATCCACGAGCAGCACGGGCCCCGACGGCACCTCGAGGTGCTGAGCGCTCAAGCGATCCCAGAGTCCGGCGAGACGGAAGACGCTGTTCCCGCCCGGTCCGCCGGAGGGACCGCCGCCGAGGGGCTCGAGCGCGCCGAGGTACGGCAGGCGCCCGACCTCGGCGAGACCGCGGGCGAGCGAATCGACCATCACGGGGTGCGAGCGCGACGGCAGAGCGACGACGGCGACCGGCCGCTCGGCCCACTCCCACCCCGCGAGCACGCGGATGCACGCCTGGAGCAGTTGAGGAGTGACCTCGGTGTCGGGGGCGCCCGCGGCGAAGATCTCGCGCAGAGCCCCTCCCCAACCCAGATCGGTGAGGCGCGCCAGCGCCCGCCCCTCGCTCGCCTGCTCGTCGGCGGGGATCCTCCCCTTGACCGGCACCTCGAGCCGGTCGGCGCCGGTCGGCCAGGCACGACGGGGCTCGATCGGGACACCCACCCGGTCGAGGGACTCCGCGGCCTGCGAGCTCGCGGACTCCCCGACCTCCTTCGGGAACCATCCGCCTGCACAGTTGTCGCACCGCCCGCAGGGCGCAGCCGTGTCATCGTCCAGCGCCCGCTGCAGGAACTCCATGCGGCACCCGTCGGTCTGCTCGTACTCGATCATGTGCTGCTGCTCGGCGAGACGCTCGGCGGCGATCCGTTCGTAGCGCTCCGCGTCATAGCTCCATGGTTCGCCGGTGGACACCCACCCGCCCTGCACGCGCCGGACCGCTCCGTCGACATCGAGCACCTTGAGCAGCAGTTCGAGAGGCGTGCGGCGGATGTCGACCATCGCCTCGAGCGCCGGTGTCGAGATCGGTGTGTCACCGAGGGCGCCGATGACCCGCTCCGCGCGCTCACGGTCGGGCATCGACGCCGTCGCGAAGTAGTGCCAGATGTCGCGGTCTTCGACGCCGGGCAGCAGCAGCACGTCGGCGCTCTCGCTCGCACGACCGGCACGGCCGACCTGCTGGTAGTACGCCACGGGTGACGACGGAGCACCGAGGTGCAGCACGAAACCCAGATCGGGTTTGTCGAACCCCATCCCCAGGGCACTCGTGGCCACCAGCGCTTTGACCTCGTTGCGCTTGAGCAGGCCTTCGGATTCGGCGCGTTCCTCGGTGTCGGTCTGCCCGGTGTAGGCGCGCACGTCGTGACCGTGGTCGCGCAGCAGGCGGGCGGTGTCGACGGCGGCCGCGACGGTCAGCGTGTAGATGATGCCGGAGCCGGGGAGGTCATCGAGGTGGCTCAGCAGCCAGGCGAGGCGGCTCGTCGAGTCGCGCAGGCGCAGCACACCCAACCGCAGCGATGTGCGCGCGAGCGGTCCGCGGATCGTGAGCACCGGTTCGGCGGCCGCTTCACCCGAGGGCTGGAGGGCGCCGAGCTGCTCGGCGACGTCGGCGACGACGCGGCTGTTCGCCGTGGCGGTGGTCGCGAGCACCGGCACGTCGGCGGGCATCTGCGCGATGAGGTCACGCAGGCGTCGGTAGTCGGGACGGAAGTCGTGCCCCCAGTCGCTGATGCAGTGCGCCTCGTCGACCACGAGCATGCCGATGCGACGCACCAGCGCGGGGAGCTGCTGCTCGCGGAACGCGGGATTGTTGAGCCGCTCGGGTGAGACAAGCAGCACGTCGACCTCGTCGCGGTCGAGCTGCGCGAGCACGTCGGTCCACTCATGGGCGTTCGTGGAGTTGATCGCGACGGCCCGGACGCCGGCCCGTTCGGCGGCGGCGATCTGGTCGCGCATGAGTGCCAGCAGCGGCGAGACGAGCACCGTCGGTCCGGCCCCCTGCCTGCGCAGCAGAAGCGTCGCGACGAAGTACACCGCCGACTTCCCCCACCCCGTGCGCTGGACCACGAGCGCCCGGCGGCGCGCCTCGACCAAGGCCTCGATCGCCTCGTACTGGCCGTCGTGGAAATCGGCGTCGGGGCGGCCGACCAGTTCGCGCAGGGCGGCGAGTGCGGGCTCGCGGGTGTCGGCGGAGACGGAGGAGGTCATGTCCCCACTCTGCCCCACGCCGCCGACACGGTCGGCGGTCCCGTCGTCTAGCGTGGGGAGATGATCACACGCGAGCTCGCCGTCGCCCTGCGAGAGGCCGGGCTCGTCTGGCATCCCGCCGAGGGCGACCGCTTCCAGCTCGATCTGCCGGACGAGGTCGAACTCGAGGCCGAGGCCGACGTCTTCACGGTCAGCGAGATGACGATCGAGGCCCGACAGACGCCGAGTGGCACGGATCTGGCGTTCAACGGCACGACGGAGTGGGCGCTCGATGCGGTCACGCTGGCGGACGCCGTGTGGCTGCCGAGGGAGGACCAGCTGCGCGAGCTGCTGCGTGGCACGTTCCGCGCGCTGGTGCGCCTCGACGACGCTTTCCGCGTCGACATCGAGATCGCCGACGCCGCGCTCTCGTTCGAGCATCCGGATCCGGCCGAGGCGTACGGGCGCGCACTACTCGCGTTGATCTCGCGCTCGCACTGAGCACCGTCTTGAATCCGATGCTCCTCTGTGTCAGAATTACCTAACGATCGGTCAGTAAAGATGACCGGATGTTGAGGAGTCGACGATGACCAGTCCCGCAGACCTGTCCCTGGTGGGCGACCTCTCCGATGAGGAGCGTCTCTTCGACGAACTCATCGCGAACGAACAGCGCATCGAACCGCGCGACTGGATGCCGGATGCCTACCGCAAGACCCTCGTCCGTCAGATCTCGCAGCACGCGCACTCCGAGATCATCGGCATGCAGCCCGAGGGCAACTGGATCACCCGCGCCCCGAGTCTGAAGCGCAAGGCGATCCTGATGGCGAAGGTCCAGGACGAAGCCGGCCACGGTCTCTACCTGTACTCCGCCGCCCAGACCCTGGGTACCACCCGCGACGAGATGATGGATCAGCTCATCAGCGGCAAGGCCAAGTACTCCTCGATCTTCAACTACCCCACTCCGACCTGGGCCGACATGGGCGCGATCGGCTGGCTGGTCGACGGTGCCGCGATCTGCAACCAGGTGCCGCTGTGCCGCGCATCCTACGGCCCCTACGGCCGTGCGATGGTGCGCGTGTGCAAGGAGGAGTCCTTCCACCAGCGGCAGGGCTTCGAGATCCTGCTCACCCTGATGCAGGGGTCCGAGGAGCAGCGCGAGATGGCCCAGGACGCCGTGAACCGGTGGTACTGGCCGAGTCTCGCGATGTTCGGACCGCCCGACGACCAGTCCCCCAACTCGGCCCAGTCGATGAAGTGGAAGATCAAGCGGTTCTCGAACGACGAGCTGCGCCAGCGCTTCGTCGGAATGCTCGTGCCTCAGGCCGAGATCCTCGGAGTGACTCTGCCCGATCCTGACCTGCGCTTCGACGAGGAGAGCGGCCAGTACGTGATCGGCGAGATCGACTGGGACGAGTTCTTCGAGGTCGTGCGCGGCAACGGCCCGTGCAATGCCGAGCGCCTCGAACGCCGACGCACGGCACACGAAGAGGGCGCATGGGTCCGTGAGGCCGCGGCGGAGTACGCACGCAAGCAGTCCCTGAAGACCAAGGCGGTGGCATGATGGCGACGCCGGGAGCGGACGAGCGGGAGCCGTGGCCGCTGTGGGAGGTGTTCGTCCGCGCGAACCGCGGGCTGAGCCACGTGCACGTCGGATCGCTCCATGCGCCGGATGCCGAGATGGCGATCCGCAACGCGCGCGACCTGTACACGCGCCGCGGTGAGGGCGTCTCGATCTGGGTCGCACCGGCGGAGGCGATCACCACGAGCGACCCCGACGCCAAGGGCGCCTACTTCGAGAGCCCGGCCGGCAAGAACTACCGGCACGCCGTGTACTACACGGCTTCAGAGGGAGTGCCGCACCTGTGAGCGCCCCGCACCCGGAAACCGCGCACGAGGACATCGACGTCCACGGCGACGTCTCGGTCGACGAGCTCCGCCTCTCGCAGGAGCTCTCGGGCACCGGGGCGATCGCCGCCTCCGCCGACATCGCCGAGTACGCGCTCCGCCTCGGCGACGACGCGCTCATCCTGTCGCAGCAGCTCGGCGCCTGGATCTCCCGGGCACCGGAGCTGGAGGAGGATGTCGCGCTGGGCAACATCGCCCTCGACCTCCTCGGCCACGCGCGGTCTTTCCTCCACTACGCGGGGTCGTACGACGGCCGCAGCGAAGACGAGCTCGCTTTCTTCCGCGATGAGCCCGAGTTCCGCTGTGCGTGGATCGTGCAGCAGCCCAACGGTGACTTCGCCCAGACGATCGCCCGGCAGTTCGTC
Above is a window of Microbacterium aurugineum DNA encoding:
- a CDS encoding IclR family transcriptional regulator yields the protein MIQAIDRAAKILELLQGARHLGITDLAAALSLPPSTVHGIVKSLRAHGLVAKERGGQRYMLGPTLLRLSNVYLDTLDVRARAMRWTQELARRTNLSVRLGAPHFTDVLVIHHNLRPDDSQQMLETGVAIPAHASAMGKVLLAYDQGFQQSVFEQPLRSLTGDTITDVARLTLELPSIAERGTAGEFDEAVLGESSLAAPVADASNDIVAAVAVVLPTSQTPASDAILNALRETARNISRELGATTWPPRVAPADD
- a CDS encoding RecQ family ATP-dependent DNA helicase, with protein sequence MTSSVSADTREPALAALRELVGRPDADFHDGQYEAIEALVEARRRALVVQRTGWGKSAVYFVATLLLRRQGAGPTVLVSPLLALMRDQIAAAERAGVRAVAINSTNAHEWTDVLAQLDRDEVDVLLVSPERLNNPAFREQQLPALVRRIGMLVVDEAHCISDWGHDFRPDYRRLRDLIAQMPADVPVLATTATANSRVVADVAEQLGALQPSGEAAAEPVLTIRGPLARTSLRLGVLRLRDSTSRLAWLLSHLDDLPGSGIIYTLTVAAAVDTARLLRDHGHDVRAYTGQTDTEERAESEGLLKRNEVKALVATSALGMGFDKPDLGFVLHLGAPSSPVAYYQQVGRAGRASESADVLLLPGVEDRDIWHYFATASMPDRERAERVIGALGDTPISTPALEAMVDIRRTPLELLLKVLDVDGAVRRVQGGWVSTGEPWSYDAERYERIAAERLAEQQHMIEYEQTDGCRMEFLQRALDDDTAAPCGRCDNCAGGWFPKEVGESASSQAAESLDRVGVPIEPRRAWPTGADRLEVPVKGRIPADEQASEGRALARLTDLGWGGALREIFAAGAPDTEVTPQLLQACIRVLAGWEWAERPVAVVALPSRSHPVMVDSLARGLAEVGRLPYLGALEPLGGGPSGGPGGNSVFRLAGLWDRLSAQHLEVPSGPVLLVDDLVDSRWTMTVAARVLRQAGATEVLPFALALRG
- a CDS encoding pilus assembly protein CpaE, which gives rise to MITRELAVALREAGLVWHPAEGDRFQLDLPDEVELEAEADVFTVSEMTIEARQTPSGTDLAFNGTTEWALDAVTLADAVWLPREDQLRELLRGTFRALVRLDDAFRVDIEIADAALSFEHPDPAEAYGRALLALISRSH
- the paaA gene encoding 1,2-phenylacetyl-CoA epoxidase subunit PaaA, encoding MTSPADLSLVGDLSDEERLFDELIANEQRIEPRDWMPDAYRKTLVRQISQHAHSEIIGMQPEGNWITRAPSLKRKAILMAKVQDEAGHGLYLYSAAQTLGTTRDEMMDQLISGKAKYSSIFNYPTPTWADMGAIGWLVDGAAICNQVPLCRASYGPYGRAMVRVCKEESFHQRQGFEILLTLMQGSEEQREMAQDAVNRWYWPSLAMFGPPDDQSPNSAQSMKWKIKRFSNDELRQRFVGMLVPQAEILGVTLPDPDLRFDEESGQYVIGEIDWDEFFEVVRGNGPCNAERLERRRTAHEEGAWVREAAAEYARKQSLKTKAVA
- the paaB gene encoding 1,2-phenylacetyl-CoA epoxidase subunit PaaB; this encodes MATPGADEREPWPLWEVFVRANRGLSHVHVGSLHAPDAEMAIRNARDLYTRRGEGVSIWVAPAEAITTSDPDAKGAYFESPAGKNYRHAVYYTASEGVPHL